In Pectinophora gossypiella chromosome 17, ilPecGoss1.1, whole genome shotgun sequence, one DNA window encodes the following:
- the LOC126374585 gene encoding vesicle transport protein USE1 yields the protein MAVDKVKPSATIGAKKSRLEMNVRQLLNKCELIAKQEPVDGNWRLKKYVESLSDMITELKTGPEKPHKDVMAEYTKRSSFLKGLLQTATLNSPIEKLEAVQQLSHGAATVTTDASAQEIHQKTVAKYGVELRSELFGLDDSDDALRKRNIIKAPNFTSNSSSQEDIDSLLKYHQNMQEKVAENMVMLTKNLKEQSQIASTIIRNDTEALKKSSDLTDRNLTSLKVESERLAVHSRSAWKCWLWIMLAVVMVIFINMVLFMKVMKKRK from the exons ATGGCGGTAGATAAAGTAAAACCTAGTGCTACAATTGGGGCTAAAAAGTCTCGTTTAGAGATGAATGTTAGACAACTGTTGAACAAATGTGAGTTGATAGCAAAACAGGAGCCAGTGGATGGGAACTGGAGGCTGAAGAAGTACGTTGAATCCTTGAGTGATATGATCACGGAGCTTAAAACGGGCCCTGA AAAGCCTCATAAAGATGTAATGGCAGAGTACACAAAACGATCATCTTTCTTGAAAGGCCTACTTCAGACTGCTACTCTAAATAGTCCTATTGAAAAG CTAGAAGCAGTCCAGCAGCTTTCCCATGGAGCAGCCACAGTGACCACTGATGCTTCTGCTCAGGAAATACACCAGAAGACAGTTGCTAAATATGGAGTGGAGCTCAGATCTGAATTATTTGGATTGG ATGACAGCGACGATGCTCTTCGCAAAAGGAACATCATCAAGGCACCAAACTTCACAAGCAACAGCAGTAGCCAGGAGGACATTGACTCTCTGCTCAAGTACCATCAAAACATGCAGGAGAAAGTTGCGGAGAACATGGTCATGCTTACCAAGAATCTTAAAGAACAGTCGCAGATAGCCAGTACTATCATCAGGAATGATACtgag GCACTGAAGAAGTCCTCCGATCTAACTGATCGCAACCTGACATCTCTGAAAGTGGAGTCGGAGCGGCTGGCAGTGCACAGCCGCAGCGCGTGGAAGTGCTGGCTGTGGATCATGCTGGCCGTCGTCATGGTCATCTTCATCA ATATGGTTCTTTTCATGAAGGTAATGAAGAAAAGAAAGTAG